The DNA region GTTCCGCCCACCTTCAGTCCCAGGCCGACACGCCCGTCGTCGTCCCGCAGGGACTCGGCCAGGAACGAGAACGCCCCCAGTTCGGGCGTGAAGCCCGCGGGCAACCGCACGTGAACCGCGAGGTCCAGCTTCCCGTCGAACGCCACCGCGCCCGTCGCCCTCCACTCGGTGTCCGGGCCGGCGAGCTCGAGCCGCTCCAGCCGGTACACGCCCCCGCGGACCACCAGATCGTGCTCCAGTCGGTCGAAGCGGATGTGCACGAGGTCGGGGCGGTCGCCCAGGTAGGGGCCGGCCTCGCGCAGCCAATCCGCGGCGTCCAGTTCGCCGGGCGTCCCCCGCAGCCGCCCGGTCAGGCCGAGGCTGGCCAGCCGCACGTCGCGGTCGGCCAGGTCGAGGCCTCCCGTGATCTCGCCGCTCAGGTCGGTGCGCAGGCGGGCCGCCAGGTCGGGCAGATAGGGTGCCAGCAGTTCCGCCGCCGGCGCCGCGGTCAGCACCACGCGCCCGGAGAGGCGACCACCCCGGTCCGCCCGGGTATTCCAGTCCAGGTCCGCTTCCAGGCCACCATCGCCCAGGTCGGCCTGCAGCCGGATGTCTTCGCTGCGGCCCGCCGCCCAGTGGCCGGTCAGCCGCACGTCGCGCCACGGGCAGCCGTCGTGGTCGAGAGTCGCGGCCCGCAGATCCCCGTCCGCGACCAGGTCGCCCGGTTCGGCGGTCGCACCCGTCACCCCGGAGAGAGCGACTTCCACATCGCGGGCCTTCAGCAGGTCGCCGCCCCAGGCGACGTCCACCCGGGACGCCACGAGCCGCGCGCCCGACCACTCGAGCCGCCCGGCGAGCAGCGCGGCCGCGTCGAGCCGCACCTCCAGCCGCCGGTACTCCACCTCGTAGGGCCCCAGGTCGTTCGGCCGTCCGGTCCGGGCGGCGAGGTCCGCCCCGGTGCCCGCCAGGCGCCCGTCCCGCAGCACGACCCCGGGTCCGCCCCAGATCCGCACACCGACCCGTCCGGGCGTGAGTATCCCGCCGGTCCTTGCGGCGACGATCTCCTGCAGGCGGCCCGTGACCTCTTCGCGCGGCACCAGCCGCTGCCCGATCATCCCGAGCACGGCCCCGGCCGCCAGCACCGCCAGCAGCCCAAGCAGCAGCGTGCGCCTGCGGCGCCCGTCAGCCATGGTCCGCCTCCCTCGCGATCCGCCCGCCGCCGAGCACCACGTCGCCGCGGTACAGCACGCAGGCCTGACCCGGCGCGGGCGCGTCGACCGGTTCGGCCAAATCGAGTTCGAGGCGCCCCGCCGCGAGTCGCCAGGCCGCCACGCGCGCTCCGCCGTGACGATGCCGGATACGGGCCACGACGGGCTCGTCGCCGGCGGCCACCTCGCCCTGTGCCGGGAGCTGCGGCCCCGCCGCCTGCCAGCCCGTGGCCACGACGCGGGTGCGCAGGGTCTCCTCGCGGGCGCCCACGACGAGCCGCCCTCCCGCCAGGTCGAGTTCCAGCACGTACAGCGGTTCCGGCGCGGCCACGCCCAGCCCCTTGCGCTGCCCCACCGTGTAGTGGATCAGGCCACGGTGCCTGCCGAGCACCCGCCCCGACCGGTCGACGATGTCCCCCGGCCGCGTGGCCGGACCGTCGGCGTGTTCGGCGAAGAGGAAACTGCGGTCGCCGTCCGGCACGAAGCAGATCTCCTGGCTGTCGCGCTTGGTCGCCACCGGCAGCCCGAGCGCCGCCGCCGCCGCCCGCACCTGGGTCTTGTCCGCCCAGCCGAGGGGGAACACCAGCCGCGGGAAGAGCTCCGGATCGATCCGGTGCAGGAAGTAGCTCTGGTCCTTGGCCGGATCGACGCCGCGCAGCAGCCGCATCGTCCCGTCCACCGCGGCGATGCGCGCGTAGTGCCCCGTCGCCGCGAAGGCGCACCCCTGCCGCGCGGCCAGCCGCACCAGTTCGGGAAAGCGCACGGTGCCGTTGCAGTCCAGGCACGGATTGGGTGTTTCGGCGCGGGCGTAGTCGGCGATGAAGGGGTCGATCACGGCCTCGCGGAAGGGCCGTTCCACGTCGCCGACCCAGTGCGGCGCGTCGAAGCGCGCCGCCAGGCGCCGGGCGTCGTCGATGGCCTCGAGCGAGCAGCACGACTTGTCGGTCAGGTCGGCCGACGCGTCGCCATAGCAGAAGTTCTTGAAGGTCACGCACTGGACGTCGCAGCCCAGCTCGCGCAGCACCGCCAGGCTGACCGCGCTGTCGACGCCGCCGCTGATGCCGAGCAGGACGGTGGTCCCGGGCCCGAGGCGCTCACGCACCCCGGGCGGGATGTCCAGCGGGAACGCCATCAGTGGCCGGCGGGATCCGGCGCGTTCATGAGGTCCCTGACGATGCGGATGTTGTCGCGCGAGCGGCCCCCGATGTCCCCGTCGGGATCGAACTTGGCCGCCAGTTCCCACTCCACGATCGCCTCGCGGTACACCTTCTGCTCCGCGAACATGATCGCCAGGTTGTAGTGGGCCAGGGCGCTGCGGTCGTCGTGCTCGAGGGCCGTGTTGAACTCGCGCAGGGCGTCGCCCACCCGGCGCTGGCGCAGGTACAGCGCCCCCAGGTTGCAGCGGGCCTTCTCGTCGGTCGGATCGACCTTGAGCGCCATGTCGTAGTACAGCCGGGCCTTGTCCATGCGCTCGTCGCGCTCGGCGCGGCTGCCCATCTGCTCCGAGCGGTCGTCCCACAGCGAACCCAGGTTCACCATCGGCTCGATGAAGGTGCTGTCCCGGGCGATGGCCGCCGTGAAGTGCTCCTCGGCCGTGGCCAGCAGCACGCCCACACCGTCGTCACCCCAGCCCACGGTCGCCGCCGAATCGCCGGCCGCGGCATAGGCGCGGTTGCCCAGCAGGTAGTGGGCGTAGGCGCTGAAGGGGGCCGGCCCCGCGGCCAGGGCCTGCAGGGTGTCCTCCAGGGCCTGCCCGTCGAGGGTCTCGGTGCGGGCGATGAACTTGTCCAGGTCCGACTCGGGCACCGATTCCTTGCAACCCGTCAGGCCGAGCAGCAGGCCCGCGGCGACCAGGGCCAGCAGCAGGCCGGTCGCGGTGGTGGCCCCGGTCGAATTCCCCTCGATGCGATTCATGCGTCTTCCTCCCGCTCCTACCACCAGGCCTCCAGGCCGGTGAGAGATATGCCCAGACGATACACGGTGCTCTCGGCCCCGTTCTTCTCCAGATCCCCGATCACGCCGTACGAGAAAGCCATGTCCAGCTGGCCCAGATCGTTGGCCAGCGCGAAGCCCGTGCCGATGCTGAACGTCAGTTCGTCGACGGGCTCGCCCCCGAAACGATAACCCCAGCGATGCAGGTTGGCCCCCAGGCGCAGCGGCAGGTTGCGCAGCCCGGCGCGGCGTTCGCGGGCCTTCAGGCGCTCGAGCCCCACGCCCAGAGTATACTCGTCCTCGGCCTCTTCCTGCCACGGCGCGTACAGGGACGCCTCGGTCATGGGCATGTACTGGATGTCCGCCCCGATCTGCCAGCGCCGGATCAGACGCAGCTGCAGCCCGGCCCGATACTCGTCGGCGATGCGCATCTGCGACGTCGACCGCGCCGCCACCGTCACGTTGGAGAGGATCGCCGTCCGGTCGACGTCCAGATCGTAGGCCGGCGTCCAGGACGCGCCGAGGTGCAGCCTGTCGAACGGCACCCACAGCGCCGACAGGGTGTAGGACGTGCCCTCGTACAGGTTGCGCGTCTCGAGGATGTTCTCCGAGAGGCCCGTCCCCGCCGCGAAGAGCTCGGTGTACTGCTCGAGCACCGAACCGCTCTCCAGGTTGACCGAGCCGGCGAACGAGAATCCGCCGAAGGGGCGCCACGCCACCCCCAGCGGCACGTTGAACCGGGTGCCCTGGCGCGTCGAGACCTTGTCCCCCTTTATCTCCTCGCCGTCGACCAGCCACACGGCCGGTTCGCTCGTGTCCCAGCGCGTGCTGCCGAACATGTTGAAGCCCGCCGTGAAGCTCAGCCGCGTCTTGACGATGGGCAGGGCGACCTGGATGCCCGGCGAGTACACCTCGGCCGTCTTGCGCTCGCCGCTCGCCGTGGTCGAGGTCGTGCGTTCGCCGTAGCCCGTGTAGCGCAGGGCGACGTGCCGCAGGTAGGTGAGCGAGGCCTGGTTCTTGAAGCCGGGATGGGTCGTATCCGCCACGGCCATGCCCCAGCCCCCGCGCGCGATCACCCGCGCGTCGTCGGGCCGGATGCGCTGGCCGATGTTCGTGGCCGCGAACGGCGTCTGGGACCGGGCCAGGCCCGCCCCCAGCACCAGCACGGCGACCGCCACGAGAACGGTCCTCACGTTGCGCGCGCTCATCGGCCGCCTCCCGTCACTTCGCCGTCGACGGTGTACCACACCTTCAGGAACGGCCGCAGGTCCGGATCCGGATCGGCCAGGCCGTGGAAGTTCCACACGCGGTAGTAGAAGTCCCCGTACGTGGGGTCGGGATTCGAGAAGGTGGGGAACACGTCCTTGTACTCGCGGCAGGTCAGCAGCAGGCTGCGCGTCTGGGCGTTGGTGCCGTTCACCTCGCGCTGCACGAAGAGGGTCACGTCGAGTTCGATCGTGGTGTCGATCTTCGGCTCCTTGCTGGTGGCCACGTCCAGGGCGTAGACGAGGTCCTCGTCCCGCAGCACGCTCACGTCCGAGCCGAGGCCCGGCACGGCGTAGGCCGAATCGAGCTCGACGACCTGCAGCGACATGGCGGGGCCGAACGACGTCTCCGGATCGTTCGTCACCGAGAGGATGGCCCGGTTGATGCGCGCGTTCACCGGCAGGTTCGCGGTGTCGAAGCGCAGGGACGGATACGAGCGCAGGCCGGTCCGCAGGGTGAAGCCGTCGGCCGCGCTCCCGGCATCCTCGGGCAGGGTCGGCACCTCTTCCCACACCGTGCAGTCGAAGGAAGGCGCCAGCAGCAGGAAATCCTGGTCGACGTTGTCGTTGGGGTTCTGGTCCACCAGGCCGTCCACGAACTCGATGATCAGGTTGGGCGCCGGCACCGACCCCACCTTCAGGTCGGCGAGTTCGTTGTAGTTGGTCGAGAGCAGATCGAGCGAGGCGTAGCCCGTCAGACCGGGGTCGGACTGGTCGCCGAGCTGCACGAGGAACCCGACCCGCCCGTCGGGGAACCAGCGCGCCAGCAGATCCTCCGGGAAGAGGGACAGCTCGGGCTCGTCGCTCTGGTCCGACTCGAAGTAGTCGCTGTTGGACGGCAGCTGGTCGTAGTCGGGGAGCGTCGCCGGGTAGTTCTCGAAATCCGCCTGGACGATCGGGGCGTCGAGCTCGTGGACGAAGTAGTGGAAGACCTGGGGCCGGCCCTCGATGGGCTCGGGCACGATGGTGATCATGGAGTCGACGCACACCGTGTCCCAGGCCACGCAGAAGGTGTCGCAGGTCACCACGCCGCCGACCGTGTCGCAGACGACGGTGTCCCGCGCGCAGAAGATGGAGTCCTCCAGGCAGGTCACGAGTTCGACGAAGTTGGCCGCCTTGTACGTCTCGAACTTGGTCAGCCCCAGCTTCACGCGCCGGATGTTCGCCGCGGTGAACAGGGAGTCCGGGTAGAGCGTGGTGTTGCGGTCGGTCAGGTCGTACTCGGCCAGGAACGAAGCCCGGGCGCCGCCCTCGACGCCCAGATAGAGCGCCTGTTTCTCGGTCAGGGTGCGGTCCCGGTCGACCAGGGGCAGGCCGGCGAAACCGCTGACCTGCCGCACCTCGAGGGAAAGCAGGGTCGAATCGATCCGCGTCTCGACGAGTCCGGCCCCCACCAGGCTGGCGGGATCGCTCGTGCAGCCCGAAAGCAGCAGGCTGCCGGCCCAGGCCAGGCAGACCAGCACCGCCAGGACGACCGCGCCGCCGCGTCCGCTTCCCTGCGTGTGAATCGCGTCCTTCAATTCCGCTCCTTCGCGGTCAACGCCCCGGCCCGCCGCGGGCCGACAGACTGACCCGCGTGAATCCGCTCTGCTTGATGGTGTCGATGAGGGCCACGACGCGGCCGTGGGACGCCGCCTCGTCTGCGCGGAGGACCATCCGGTCCTCCCCCGTCGAAGCCCGCAGACGCCCAAGAAGTTCCGGCAAACGCGTCTCGTCAACCTCGGTGTCGTTGAGGAAGATCCGGTCGTCCCGCGTCAGGTACAGCACGCTCGGCGTGTCGACCGTCTCGGTGGCCGTCGCCGAACGCGGCAGCACGAGGTTCACCGCCGGCTGGTTCTTGAAGGTCGAGGTGACCATGAAGAAGATGAGCAGCAGGAACATCACGTCGATGAGCGTCGTGACGTTGATGATCAGGCTGCGACCCTTCTTTTGCGGCCGGAACCTCATCCCGCCGACCGTCCGTCGCGGGCGGCCTGACGCCGGCGCCGCAGGGTGTCCAGCACCTTGGACGAGTAGAACTCGAGATCGAAGATGATGCGGTCGGCCCGGCCGTTCAGCCAGTTGTGGGCCACCAGGGCCGGGATGCCGATGATCAGGCCGGCGGCGGTGGTGACCATGGCCTCGGAGATGCCGCTCGAGAGGGTCTCGGGATTGCCCAGCCCGGCCAGCGAGATGGTCGCGAAGACGCGGATCATGCCCAGCACCGTGCCCAGCAGCCCCAGCAGCGGCGACACCGCCGCCACCGTCTCCAGGATGCCCAGCCGTCGCGTCAGGCGCGTGGCCTCCTGGCGTCCCGCTTCCTCCAGCACGTCACGGATGATGGTCCAGTCGTTGTCCGCGTGGTCGAGGCCGGCCCGGACGATGTTGGCGAACGGTCCGGGGTGCCGGTCGCAGGTGGCGTAGGCCGTCGACAGGTCGGGGCTGGCCGACAGCGTCTCGACCGCCGAGGCGATCTCCGGCCGCACGATGCGCCCCTGGCGCAGCACCAGGATCCGTTCGATGATCACCGTCATGCCCACCAGGGACGCGATGGCGATGGGGATCATCATGTAGCGTCCGGCGAGGATCATTTCCCACATGTGCAGTCAAACCTCCGACATACCAAGAAGGCAGGAACCCCGGTCCCTGCCGTGCGCCACCATCTCAACGCCGGAACGCAGGATAGTGCAGGATCAGGGTGATCTCAAGATTCTTGTCCGGAAAGTGGTCCGGCAGCGGCAGGTAGGGCGCGAAGGCCTTCAGGGCCGCCAGCGACGCGTCGTGCAGGGACTGGTGTCCGGTCTGGTCGAGGATCTCCATCTTGCTCGGGCGCCCGTCCCTCTCCACCACGAGGTGGATCACGGTCTGGCCGTTGATCAGGCCCAGCCGGTAGGCGTAGGGCGGCACCCAGTGCCGGTGCAGCTCGTTGCCGAAGACCTGGATCCACGGCGCCCAGTCCCAGGCCACGGTGCTCAGCTGGAAATCGTCGACGATGGCCACGCCCGAGGTCGTCGCCCCCATCGCCTTCTGGTCGAAGTCGAAGCCGCGATCGCCGGATGCGCCTTCGCTCCCTTCCTTGAGGATCGACGGGTTGCGGGCGCCGTTCCACCACTCCTCCAGCTCGGGCTGATCGACGGTCTCGGCGTCCTTCCCGTTGCCGGCGCTCTCCCCTCCCGCCTGCTGCGTCTCCTCGGGGATGGCCCACTCGCCCCCCGGCGGCTGGGTCTCGCCCTCGGCGGCGGTCGCGTCGCCGTCCGGTGCGCCGGCCTGCTGCCGGCTCGTCGCGGGCGCCTGCTCGGGCACGGGAGGCGTCGTCACCTGCACGCCCGCCGCGCCGGCCAGGTCTTCCCGCCGGATCTCCACCTGGTTGAATTCGCCCTCGGCGTCGGCCGACGGCGTATCGCCGTCGCCCAGCTTGTTGTCCGCCGCCACCGAATGGTGCAGCGCCAGGTACTGCGGATCGTCGGGCGCCTCGGGCTGGGCGTGGCGGTCGGGCACCGAGGCGTAGGTGTCCGGCAGGGTCGAGTCCTTCTCGTCGGCGGCGGTCTCCGGAT from bacterium includes:
- the mnmA gene encoding tRNA 2-thiouridine(34) synthase MnmA, coding for MAFPLDIPPGVRERLGPGTTVLLGISGGVDSAVSLAVLRELGCDVQCVTFKNFCYGDASADLTDKSCCSLEAIDDARRLAARFDAPHWVGDVERPFREAVIDPFIADYARAETPNPCLDCNGTVRFPELVRLAARQGCAFAATGHYARIAAVDGTMRLLRGVDPAKDQSYFLHRIDPELFPRLVFPLGWADKTQVRAAAAALGLPVATKRDSQEICFVPDGDRSFLFAEHADGPATRPGDIVDRSGRVLGRHRGLIHYTVGQRKGLGVAAPEPLYVLELDLAGGRLVVGAREETLRTRVVATGWQAAGPQLPAQGEVAAGDEPVVARIRHRHGGARVAAWRLAAGRLELDLAEPVDAPAPGQACVLYRGDVVLGGGRIAREADHG
- a CDS encoding tetratricopeptide repeat protein, which codes for MNRIEGNSTGATTATGLLLALVAAGLLLGLTGCKESVPESDLDKFIARTETLDGQALEDTLQALAAGPAPFSAYAHYLLGNRAYAAAGDSAATVGWGDDGVGVLLATAEEHFTAAIARDSTFIEPMVNLGSLWDDRSEQMGSRAERDERMDKARLYYDMALKVDPTDEKARCNLGALYLRQRRVGDALREFNTALEHDDRSALAHYNLAIMFAEQKVYREAIVEWELAAKFDPDGDIGGRSRDNIRIVRDLMNAPDPAGH
- a CDS encoding biopolymer transporter ExbD; translated protein: MRFRPQKKGRSLIINVTTLIDVMFLLLIFFMVTSTFKNQPAVNLVLPRSATATETVDTPSVLYLTRDDRIFLNDTEVDETRLPELLGRLRASTGEDRMVLRADEAASHGRVVALIDTIKQSGFTRVSLSARGGPGR
- a CDS encoding MotA/TolQ/ExbB proton channel family protein, with the protein product MWEMILAGRYMMIPIAIASLVGMTVIIERILVLRQGRIVRPEIASAVETLSASPDLSTAYATCDRHPGPFANIVRAGLDHADNDWTIIRDVLEEAGRQEATRLTRRLGILETVAAVSPLLGLLGTVLGMIRVFATISLAGLGNPETLSSGISEAMVTTAAGLIIGIPALVAHNWLNGRADRIIFDLEFYSSKVLDTLRRRRQAARDGRSAG
- a CDS encoding energy transducer TonB; this translates as MTEARTMTPALSGSPETDRRIIRTALVLSVLLHVVLVLGLREVDFTPDPEELARLREGREVEVYLEPDPETAADEKDSTLPDTYASVPDRHAQPEAPDDPQYLALHHSVAADNKLGDGDTPSADAEGEFNQVEIRREDLAGAAGVQVTTPPVPEQAPATSRQQAGAPDGDATAAEGETQPPGGEWAIPEETQQAGGESAGNGKDAETVDQPELEEWWNGARNPSILKEGSEGASGDRGFDFDQKAMGATTSGVAIVDDFQLSTVAWDWAPWIQVFGNELHRHWVPPYAYRLGLINGQTVIHLVVERDGRPSKMEILDQTGHQSLHDASLAALKAFAPYLPLPDHFPDKNLEITLILHYPAFRR